TTCGGCCACCACGGCAGCCTGCAACTGGCCCATATGGGTCGAGCCGCAGTTTTCGTTGATGTTCAAGCCATCAGGCTGAGCCGAGAGCACGATGACTTGCGCACCCAGCTCCTTGAAAACACTTGGCGCAACCTTGTAGGTAGCACCATGGGCGCAGTCGAGAACGATCTTGAGGCCGCTGAAGTTGGTGCTGCTCGGCACACTGCTTTTGCAAAACTCGATGTAGCGACCCGGGGCGTCGTTGATGCGAGATACCTTGCCAAGCTTGTCAGATTCGACAACCGTCATGGGAGCGTCCAGCAACTCCTCAATCATCAACTCGACGTCATCAGGTAGCTTGGTGCCGTCACCCGAGAAGAATTTGATGCCGTTATCGTCATGAGGATTGTGCGAAGCGCTGATCACAATGCCGGCTTCGGCGTGAAAGGTACGCGTCAGGTAGGCAATCGCCGGCGTAGGCATCGGCCCCAGCAGCATCACATCAGCACCGGCAGCCGACAAGCCTGCTTCCAGAGCCGATTCAAACATGTAACCCGAAATACGGGTGTCCTTGCCGACCAGGATCCGGCAAGCGCCTTTGCTGCGAAACGCCATACCGGCAGCCCAGCCCAGCTTGAGCATAAAGTCAGGGGTGATCGGATAAACGCCGACCCGACCACGAATCCCGTCGGTGCCAAAATACTTCTTTGTCATAACTGCTCCATCATTTTTAGTCGGCGGACTCTACCGCTGCGATCATCCGTACCACATCAACTGTTTCGGCAACATCGTGGACACGCAAAATACGCGCCCCCTTGGTCATCGCCAAAGCTGCAAGCGCCAGACTTCCATACAGGCGCTCGGCAACCGGCCGGTTCAGTGTTTGCCCGACCATGCTTTTGCGTGACACGCCCACCAGCAAAGGCCGCCCCAGTGCATGCAGAGCCTCCATGTGCTTGAACAGGCTCAAGTTGTGCTGCAATGTTTTTGCAAAGCCAAACCCCGGGTCCAGCACGATGCGCTCAGGGCCAATGCCGGCGGCTGCACACCGGGCCATGCTATCGACCAGGAACGCCGAAACCTCACCCACCAGGTCATCATAATGAGGATTATCCTGCATATCACCCGGCTCACCGAGCATATGCATCAGGCATACCGGCAAACCAGTGGCCGCAGCCGCCTGCAAGGCACCTTCACGGCGCAGCGAGCGCACATCATTGATGAGGCCCGCCCCGAGACGCGCAACTTCGGTCATGACAATTGGCGCCGATGTATCGACCGAAATAATGACATCCAGTTCCCGGCTTATACGCTCGACAACAGGAGCAACCCGATCGAGCTCTTCCTGTGACGAAACTACAGGCGCTCCGGGACGCGTTGACTCACCGCCAACATCAATCAGAGTTGCACCGGCCAGAACCATCGCCTGCGCATGACGCACAGCCGCATCCAGAGCAGCAAAGCGGCCGCCATCAGAAAAGGAGTCGGGGGTGACATTGAGAATACCCATAACATGCGTATGGGCCAAATCAAGAACCCGGTTGCCGCAAGGCAACCGGGTTGAGGACTGAACGAAAGTCATTTCAAGCCTTATTGATCAGCAGCAGGGCCGCCGATAGGTGTTTCCGGGCGCTCGGTTTTATCCAGCGTCGGAGCAGTCGGGGTACCCGAACTACCGTCTTCCCAGTCACGAGGCTCGCGCGGCGGGCGACCCGCCATGATGTCGTCGATCTGATCGGCATCGATCGTTTCGTACTTCATCAGCGCATCAGCCATGGCATCGAGCTTGTCGCGATGCTCAGTCAGGATCTGCTTGGCCGTGTTGTAGCACTGGTCAATGATGCTGCGCACTTCGGAGTCGATCAGCTTGGCTGTATCACCCGAAACGCTTGCAGACTGACCACCACCGCGACCCAGATAGGACTCTTCGTCTTCGGCATACATCAACGGGCCCAGCTTTTCGGACAAGCCCCACTTGGTCACCATGTTCCGGGCGATCTGGCTCGCACGCATGATGTCGTTGGACGCGCCGGTGGTAACACCGTCAAAGCCCAGAGTCATCTCTTCGGCGATACGGCCGCCATAGAGAGAACAGATCTGGCTGATCAGCGCTCGCTTGGACAGGCTGTAACGATCCTCTTCCGGCAGGAACATGGTTACGCCCAGGGCGCGGCCGCGAGGAATGATCGAGACTTTGTAAACCGGATCATGCTCTGGCACAACGCGACCAACAATGGCGTGACCTGCTTCGTGATAAGCCGTGTTGCGCTTTTCTTTGTCCGACATAACCATCGATTTGCGCTCGGCGCCCATCATGATCTTGTCTTTGGCCAGCTCGAACTCTTTCATTTCAACAACACGCTTACCGGTGCGCGCTGCGAACAGGGAAGCTTCGTTTACCAGGTTGGCCAGGTCAGCACCGGAGAAGCCCGGAGTACCACGTGCAATCACGCCTGGCTGGACATCATCGCCCATCGGCACTTTACGCATGTGAACCTTGAGGATCTGCTCGCGGCCACGAATGTCCGGCAAGCCAACCACTACCTGACGGTCAAAACGGCCTGGACGCAACAGCGCAGGGTCAAGTACGTCAGGACGGTTGGTGGCGGCAATCACAATGATGCCGTCATTCATCTCAAAGCCGTCCATCTCAACCAGCAACTGGTTAAGAGTTTGCTCGCGCTCATCATGACCACCGCCCATACCGTTACCACGGTGACGGCCGACAGCATCGATTTCATCGATGAAGATAATGCAAGGTGCGTGCTTCTTGGCTTGCTCAAACATGTCACGAACACGGCTTGCGCCGACGCCCACGAACATTTCAACAAAGTCGGAACCCGAAATAGTGAAAAACGGCACCTTGGCTTCGCCCGCGATTGCCTTGGCAATCAGGGTTTTACCGGTACCTGGCGGGCCAACCATCAGCACACCACGAGGAATACGACCACCCAGGCGCTGGAATTTTCCCGGATCACGCAGGAACTCAACCAGCTCGCCTACTTCTTCCTTGGCCTCATCACAACCTGCTACGTCAGCCAGAGTCGTTTTGACCTGATCTTCCGACAGCAGTCGCGCCTTGCTCTTGCCAAAGCTCATCGGGCCGCCTTTACCGCCGGCACCGCCCTGCATTTGGCGCATGAAGAACATGAAGACCGCGATGATCACCAGAATCGGGAAGCTCGCAACCAGCAGCTGAGTCCAGATGCTTTGTTGCTCTGGCAGTTTGCCTTCAACGGTTACATGGTTATCCACCAGATCACCGATCAAACCGTTGTCCTGAATGGCCGGACGGATGGTTTTGAAGGTATCGCCATCGCTGCGTTTGCCGGTAATCACGTAGCCATCCACGGCAACGCGCTCGACCTTGCCATCCTTAACTTGCTGGATGAAGTCGGAATAGTTGAGGGTTTGTGGCTCGTTTGGACTGGAGAAGTTGTTCATCACTGTCACGAGGACAGCGGCGATGATCAACCACAGGATCAGATTCTTTGCCATATCGTTCAATTAGCTACCCTCTGAAGCAAGCCCCGCTACTGAAGCGTGCTTCGCATGATATTCACCGGCATAACTTACTACATTGCCTACAACCCTTGCAGGCTCCGTCTGTAACCCTTTGTGAAACTTTGACTACACAATATTCGTTATGCCAGATCTGTAAAGCGATTCAAAAAAAACTATCGCCCTTGTCAAAGACGCTCATCACTGGCAGAACCATCGATACCGCGGAAGCCGCGCCCCAGCAAATACTGCTCGCGGGACCTGTCTCGAGACGACGACGGCTTGCGCATCTGCACCTTGTCGAACAGCTTGCGAATGTCTTTGTGGTACTGATCGAAGCCTTCTCCCTGGAAAACTTTAATCAGAAAATCACCACCAGGACGCAGGACGCGACCGGCAAGATCCAGTGCCAACTCACACAGGAACATCGCCCGAGGCATATCCACAGCTGCCAATCCACTCATATTGGGGGCCATATCAGAAATCACAAGGTCTACTTGCGTATTTCCGACCGCCTCGAGGATCTGTGCAAGCACCGCATCCTCGGTAAAGTCACCCTTGATGAAGGTCACATCAGGAATACTGTCCATGTCCAGGATGTCGGATGCGATCAATCGCCCCTGACCGCCGATCAGACGGCTGGTCACCTGCGACCAGCCACCCGGGGCAGCCCCGAGATCAATAACCGTCATGCCGGGACGAATCAGACGATCACGCTCTTGAATCTCCAGCAATTTGTAGCTGGCACGCGAGCGGTACCCGTCTTTTTGCGCCATTTTGACGTATGGATCGTTGAAATGCTCTTTCAGCCAGTTAAGGCTAGTCTTGGAACGGGCCACGGGCCACCTCAAAAATTTTAAACGGGTCGTGATTAACCGGGCGGTCTGTGACTCGCTCGGGTAAACTGGCCGCCGCTTTTTACAAGATCAGACACAGGGGTCAGATTATGCCGCTCACTCAAGAGCAGAAGAAACAGTACAAGTCCATTGGCCACCATCTGAAACCAGTTTTGACTGTGGCTGACAATGGTTTGACTGAAGGTGTTTTAGCCGAACTCGAACGCGCATTGGGCGATCACGAGTTGATTAAAATCAAAGTCAACATCCTGGATCGCGAATCCCGCCTGGAGGCCGTCGCACAAATGTGCAAGGCCGGCAAAGCGGAATTGGTACAGGTTATCGGTAAAATGGCGCTTCTGTACCGCAAGAACGTCAATGTAAACAAGCAACTGTCGAACATCCATCGCTTCAAGTGATGTCGACAAGGGTCAAGGGTGCGCCTGGCGCGCCCTGAAACTCTTCCAGGGTAAACCCGAGAGTCATGCAAGAACTGCCCGCGCAACGCATCAGGCAGCCAGAGACGCCCAACGCAATACTTCCCGCCCTGCCATTTACCTCTTCATCCAGCAACGCTGCCAACCGCCTTTAAGGCCAGCACCGGCAAAAATTCTGTGTGCAACAACCACAAGCTGCCAACCCGGAACACCCGGATCAGCCGCCAAAGAAGTGCGCCCGCACAAGGCGGGCGTCATTCCTAGATGTGACGTACTTCAATGATCTCGTATTCGATAACACCGCCAGGTGTTTTCACCGCTACTACGTCACCCTCTTCCTTGGCAATCAAGGCACGAGCAAGCGGCGAGCCGACGGAGATTTTTCCGAGCTTGAAGTCAGCTTCATCTTCACCAACGATCTGATAGACAACTCGTTCGTCAGTTTCAACGTTAGCGATTTCGACCGTCGTACCGAAAATCACCTTGCCGGTATGAGGAATAGCCGTCACATCAATCACTACTGCGTTCTGCAGGCGACCTTCGATATCACGGATACGAGCCTCAGACATACCTTGAAGCTCACGAGCCGCATGGTATTCCGCGTTTTCTTTCAGGTCGCCGAGCTCACGCGCCGTACCGATTTCCTTGCTCAGCTTTGGCCGAACAACTTTGGTCAGGTGTGCAAGCTCATCTTCCAGGGCTTTATGGCCCTGGACCGTCATTGGGTACTTGATCATGCCTTCAATCCTGCGTGTAGATCCTGCAAGCGACGCACGGTTTTTTCAGGACCGAACTTAAGCGCTTCACAGATCGCTTCGCCAGCAGCAATAGTCGTGGTGCAGTAGATCTTGTGCTGCAGCGCGTTGCGGCGAATGGAATAGGAGTCAGCAATCGACTGACGACCTTCGGTGGTGTTGATAATCAAGGTAACTTCGTCATTCTTGATCATGTCGACAACGTGCGGACGACCCTCGGTCACCTTGTTCACACGGCGCACTTTCAAGCCTGCAGCTTCGATGAACTTGGCAGTACCAGCAGTCGAAACGATTTCGAAGCCCAGGCTGATCAGGTCGCGAGCGACACCGGCCACCAAAGGCTTGTCGTCGTCACGAACGCTGATGAACGCAGTACCGCCAGTCGGCAGCACTTCGCTTGCACCCATCTGGGCCTTGGCAAAAGCTTCGCCGAAGGTATCGCCCACGCCCATCACTTCACCGGTGGACTTCATCTCAGGGCCGAGAATCGGGTCAACACCCGGGAATTTGGCGAACGGGAAGACCGCCTCTTTCACGCTGTAGAAGTTAGGAATGATTTCTTTGGTGAAGCCAATTTCCTTCAGGGTTTTACCAGCCATCACGCGTGCCGCGATCATGGCCAGGGAAACACCGATGCACTTGGACACGAAAGGAACGGTACGCGATGCGCGCGGGTTCACTTCGATCACGTAGATATCTTCGCCCTGCAGAGCCAATTGCACGTTCATCAGGCCGACAACGCCCAATTCCAGAGCCATTTTCTTGACCTGTTCGCGCATCTCGTCCTGGATGTGCAGCGGCAGCGAGTACGGCGGCAGCGAGCAAGCGGAGTCACCGGAGTGAACGCCCGCCTGTTCGATGTGCTGCATGATCGCGCCGATCACGACATCAGTACCGTCGCAGACAGCATCAACGTCCATCTCAATTGCGCAGTTCAGGAAGTGGTCCAGCAGCACAGGGCTGTCGTTGGACACTTTCACCGCATCGCGCAGGTAACGCTTGAGCTCTTCTTCTTCGTAAACGATTTCCATCGCACGACCGCCCAACACGTAGGAAGGACGAACTACCAGCGGGTAACCGATC
This genomic stretch from Pseudomonas deceptionensis harbors:
- the rlmE gene encoding 23S rRNA (uridine(2552)-2'-O)-methyltransferase RlmE translates to MARSKTSLNWLKEHFNDPYVKMAQKDGYRSRASYKLLEIQERDRLIRPGMTVIDLGAAPGGWSQVTSRLIGGQGRLIASDILDMDSIPDVTFIKGDFTEDAVLAQILEAVGNTQVDLVISDMAPNMSGLAAVDMPRAMFLCELALDLAGRVLRPGGDFLIKVFQGEGFDQYHKDIRKLFDKVQMRKPSSSRDRSREQYLLGRGFRGIDGSASDERL
- the yhbY gene encoding ribosome assembly RNA-binding protein YhbY, with product MPLTQEQKKQYKSIGHHLKPVLTVADNGLTEGVLAELERALGDHELIKIKVNILDRESRLEAVAQMCKAGKAELVQVIGKMALLYRKNVNVNKQLSNIHRFK
- the glmM gene encoding phosphoglucosamine mutase, producing the protein MTKKYFGTDGIRGRVGVYPITPDFMLKLGWAAGMAFRSKGACRILVGKDTRISGYMFESALEAGLSAAGADVMLLGPMPTPAIAYLTRTFHAEAGIVISASHNPHDDNGIKFFSGDGTKLPDDVELMIEELLDAPMTVVESDKLGKVSRINDAPGRYIEFCKSSVPSSTNFSGLKIVLDCAHGATYKVAPSVFKELGAQVIVLSAQPDGLNINENCGSTHMGQLQAAVVAEGADLGIAFDGDGDRVLMVDHTGAIVDGDDLLFIIARDLHERGKLQGGVVGTLMSNLGLELALADLGIPFVRANVGDRYVIAGLQERDWQVGGENSGHIVCFQHTTTGDAIIAALQVLLSLRRRDESLAQSRQALRKCPQILLNVRFAGGVNPVEHPAVKEACARVTKAMNGRGRVLLRKSGTEPLVRVMVEGDDENMVRGYAEELAKLVSEVCA
- the ftsH gene encoding ATP-dependent zinc metalloprotease FtsH, whose amino-acid sequence is MAKNLILWLIIAAVLVTVMNNFSSPNEPQTLNYSDFIQQVKDGKVERVAVDGYVITGKRSDGDTFKTIRPAIQDNGLIGDLVDNHVTVEGKLPEQQSIWTQLLVASFPILVIIAVFMFFMRQMQGGAGGKGGPMSFGKSKARLLSEDQVKTTLADVAGCDEAKEEVGELVEFLRDPGKFQRLGGRIPRGVLMVGPPGTGKTLIAKAIAGEAKVPFFTISGSDFVEMFVGVGASRVRDMFEQAKKHAPCIIFIDEIDAVGRHRGNGMGGGHDEREQTLNQLLVEMDGFEMNDGIIVIAATNRPDVLDPALLRPGRFDRQVVVGLPDIRGREQILKVHMRKVPMGDDVQPGVIARGTPGFSGADLANLVNEASLFAARTGKRVVEMKEFELAKDKIMMGAERKSMVMSDKEKRNTAYHEAGHAIVGRVVPEHDPVYKVSIIPRGRALGVTMFLPEEDRYSLSKRALISQICSLYGGRIAEEMTLGFDGVTTGASNDIMRASQIARNMVTKWGLSEKLGPLMYAEDEESYLGRGGGQSASVSGDTAKLIDSEVRSIIDQCYNTAKQILTEHRDKLDAMADALMKYETIDADQIDDIMAGRPPREPRDWEDGSSGTPTAPTLDKTERPETPIGGPAADQ
- the greA gene encoding transcription elongation factor GreA, which translates into the protein MIKYPMTVQGHKALEDELAHLTKVVRPKLSKEIGTARELGDLKENAEYHAARELQGMSEARIRDIEGRLQNAVVIDVTAIPHTGKVIFGTTVEIANVETDERVVYQIVGEDEADFKLGKISVGSPLARALIAKEEGDVVAVKTPGGVIEYEIIEVRHI
- the folP gene encoding dihydropteroate synthase; protein product: MTFVQSSTRLPCGNRVLDLAHTHVMGILNVTPDSFSDGGRFAALDAAVRHAQAMVLAGATLIDVGGESTRPGAPVVSSQEELDRVAPVVERISRELDVIISVDTSAPIVMTEVARLGAGLINDVRSLRREGALQAAAATGLPVCLMHMLGEPGDMQDNPHYDDLVGEVSAFLVDSMARCAAAGIGPERIVLDPGFGFAKTLQHNLSLFKHMEALHALGRPLLVGVSRKSMVGQTLNRPVAERLYGSLALAALAMTKGARILRVHDVAETVDVVRMIAAVESAD